The Flavobacterium commune genome contains a region encoding:
- a CDS encoding OmpA family protein, translating into MKHLNKLFVAVLMAMGISSQAQDSNNPWAIAFGVNAVDFRTSAGGPGGWLDDHFSQPFNVKENWNILPSVSYLSVSRYVGSNFSVGLQGSVNKIDKLVMWDGNPSQDHYVVNPGDLMYYGIDGNVKYSFMNLIKSKVIDPSLHLGGGYTFLGDSSFGTVNAGAGLTFWFTENVGLALATTYKKAFGTSDPLVRSHAQHTAGIVFKFGGKDTDGDGIYDKEDACPEVAGLKQFNGCPDTDGDGIIDSEDACPEVAGLASLKGCPDADGDGITDAEDACPNVAGLASLKGCPDADKDGVADKDDKCPNVAGPKENAGCPWPDTDKDGVADKDDACPEVAGPASNKGCPEVTEEAMDALKSQARFIYFNSGKSTFKSADVPKRLDAMAALLKNYANSEFLIEGHTDSDGSDAFNQKLSEARAAAVKNALLDRGISSSKLKSVGYGESMPVATNKTAAGKALNRRTEVKLIK; encoded by the coding sequence ATGAAACATCTTAACAAACTTTTTGTTGCTGTATTGATGGCTATGGGGATAAGTTCTCAGGCGCAGGACAGTAACAACCCATGGGCTATTGCTTTTGGAGTAAATGCTGTAGATTTTAGAACTAGTGCAGGTGGACCTGGAGGATGGTTAGATGACCATTTTTCTCAGCCATTTAATGTAAAAGAGAACTGGAACATTCTTCCTTCTGTATCTTATTTGAGCGTGTCTCGTTATGTTGGAAGTAATTTTTCTGTTGGTCTCCAAGGTTCTGTTAACAAAATTGACAAATTAGTAATGTGGGATGGTAATCCATCACAAGATCATTATGTAGTTAATCCTGGAGATTTAATGTACTATGGAATTGATGGAAATGTAAAATACAGTTTCATGAATTTAATTAAATCTAAAGTAATTGATCCAAGCTTACACTTAGGTGGAGGTTATACTTTCTTGGGAGATAGTAGTTTTGGAACAGTTAATGCTGGTGCTGGTTTGACTTTCTGGTTTACCGAAAATGTTGGTTTGGCTCTTGCTACAACATACAAAAAAGCATTTGGAACTTCTGATCCATTAGTTCGTTCTCATGCTCAACACACTGCAGGTATTGTTTTCAAATTTGGTGGAAAAGATACAGATGGAGACGGAATCTACGATAAAGAAGATGCTTGTCCTGAAGTTGCTGGTTTAAAACAATTCAATGGTTGTCCTGATACTGATGGAGACGGAATCATTGATTCAGAAGATGCTTGTCCTGAAGTTGCTGGTTTAGCTTCTTTAAAAGGTTGTCCAGATGCTGACGGTGATGGTATCACTGATGCAGAAGATGCTTGTCCTAATGTTGCTGGTTTAGCTTCTTTAAAAGGTTGTCCGGATGCTGATAAAGACGGTGTAGCTGATAAAGATGACAAATGTCCTAATGTTGCTGGTCCTAAAGAAAACGCAGGTTGTCCTTGGCCAGATACTGATAAAGATGGTGTAGCTGATAAAGATGATGCTTGTCCTGAAGTTGCTGGTCCAGCTAGCAACAAAGGTTGTCCTGAAGTAACTGAGGAAGCTATGGATGCTCTTAAATCTCAAGCTAGATTTATCTATTTCAACTCTGGAAAATCTACTTTCAAATCTGCTGATGTTCCTAAGAGATTAGATGCTATGGCTGCATTGCTTAAAAATTATGCTAACTCTGAATTCTTAATCGAAGGACATACAGATAGCGATGGTTCTGATGCGTTCAACCAAAAACTTTCTGAGGCTAGAGCTGCTGCAGTTAAAAACGCTTTACTTGATAGAGGTATCTCTTCTAGTAAATTGAAATCAGTAGGATATGGTGAGTCTATGCCAGTTGCTACTAATAAAACTGCTGCTGGAAAAGCATTAAACAGAAGAACTGAAGTGAAATTAATCAAATAA